ACGGCGCTGCTAAGCTCAATCGAATCTCTTCTCGGCTGGGATGAACGCACGCTGCTACCGGCGGCCGCCGGCGAATATCGCGCCGAGCAAATGACCTTCTTGGCTGGCTCGATTCATCGGCGGCGAACCGATCCGCGGATCGGCGAGTGGCTGAATGCGTTGGCGGCAGATCAGGCCGATCGGCACAGTGACCGTGGAGCGACGATCCGCGAGCTGAAGCGGCAGTACGATCGTCAGGTGAAACTACCCCCTGCGCTCGTCGAAGAAATGGCGCGCACCGCGGTGCTCGGCCAACAGGCCTGGGTCGCCGCACGGGCGAACAATGATTTTTCCGCCTTTAGGCCGCACTTGGAAAAGACGTACAAGCTGAAGCGAGAAGCTGCCCAGGCGATTGGCTATGCCCAGTGCGCCTATGACGCCCTGCTCGACGAATTCGAGCCTGGCGCACTCACTTCGCAGATTGCGAGCGTACTAGCCGACCTGCGCGATCAGCTTGTGCCGCTGGTGGCGGAGATCCGCGACAGTGGCCGACGGCAAAAAATCGAAATCCTCGCGCGGCATTATCCCCGCGATGTGCAGGAGCGATTTGCCAAAGGCGCGGCCACCGAGATCGGTTTTGATTTCCATCGCGGCCGGCTCGATGTAACTCATCACCCCTTTTGCAGCGGAATGGGGCCCAACGACTGCCGCATCACCACGCGGTACGACGAGCACCATTTCAGTGGCGCGCTGTTCGGTGTGTTGCACGAAGCAGGACACGGCATTTACGATCAAGGACTGCGGGGCGATTGGTACGGCCTGCCGCCGGGAGAAGCTGTATCGCTGGGAATTCACGAATCGCAATCGCGAATGTGGGAAAATCTCGTCGGCCGCGGTTTAGCGTTCTGGCAACATTTTTATTCCACCGCACAGCAAGCGTTTCCGGCGGCGCTCGGCGACGTTTCGCTCGACGATTTCTATGGCGCCATCAACGACGTGCGCCCCTCGCTGATTCGTGTCGAAGCCGACGAGGCGACTTACAACTTACACATCTTGGTCCGATTTGAACTGGAACAAGCGCTCGTCGCCGACGATCTACAACCCGCTGACCTGCCCGGCGCGTGGAACGAAAAATACCGCCACTACCTGGGCATTGTGCCGCCGAACGATGCCGACGGCGTGCTGCAAGACATTCATTGGAGCGCAGGCCTGGTCGGCTACTTTCCCACCTATTCGCTCGGCAACCTCTATGCCGCCCAATTCTTCGAGCAGGCCGACGCCGATCTAGGCGGGCTGGCCAATCAATTCGCGGCCGGCCAGTTCGAACCGCTCCGCCACTGGCTGCGCGAGAAAATCCATCGCCTGGGTCAATGTTACACGGCAGGCGAATTAGTGCAGCGAGTGACAGGCGAGTCGCTGTCGCCAGCCCCCCTCATGCGCCATCTCCGCGGCAAATTCGGCCGGCTGTATGGTCTGATCAACTAAGCATAGCGCATTTCCGAGCCGCGCTGACGTGGTAAACTTGGCAATATTGCTGGCAATTTACCAACGGTTGAATTTTCGTAGCAACGCCCCTACGATAACGGACATAACCCTGTGGCGGCCGATTTTGCCCGATTGTTACGCTCGACAAATCCGGCCACGTCAATTCCGCCAGCAGCCTGATGTCT
This Pirellulales bacterium DNA region includes the following protein-coding sequences:
- a CDS encoding carboxypeptidase M32, producing MTELNRIYEQLLAHCRETALLSSIESLLGWDERTLLPAAAGEYRAEQMTFLAGSIHRRRTDPRIGEWLNALAADQADRHSDRGATIRELKRQYDRQVKLPPALVEEMARTAVLGQQAWVAARANNDFSAFRPHLEKTYKLKREAAQAIGYAQCAYDALLDEFEPGALTSQIASVLADLRDQLVPLVAEIRDSGRRQKIEILARHYPRDVQERFAKGAATEIGFDFHRGRLDVTHHPFCSGMGPNDCRITTRYDEHHFSGALFGVLHEAGHGIYDQGLRGDWYGLPPGEAVSLGIHESQSRMWENLVGRGLAFWQHFYSTAQQAFPAALGDVSLDDFYGAINDVRPSLIRVEADEATYNLHILVRFELEQALVADDLQPADLPGAWNEKYRHYLGIVPPNDADGVLQDIHWSAGLVGYFPTYSLGNLYAAQFFEQADADLGGLANQFAAGQFEPLRHWLREKIHRLGQCYTAGELVQRVTGESLSPAPLMRHLRGKFGRLYGLIN